Proteins from one Malania oleifera isolate guangnan ecotype guangnan chromosome 4, ASM2987363v1, whole genome shotgun sequence genomic window:
- the LOC131152722 gene encoding uncharacterized protein LOC131152722: protein MMSITSSHHCNWPLGVHNDIFKGRIIKIPFLGYHGPYCPHKGLTVFQGQHIASYCQGPRRHRLICLSTLDDEMDPDDSEENIWEKECTKGETGGVNSEILRENLERIVGTDDSTFSGIDLAALIRNKYGRSYDVQLIKKEFMGRNLLAMNVMWKYMEQVKLSLGSRLGSGLSKNGGKACQHPPLPDPTQSGSLVHWRSFPLTEEEYLLRLDDVANNLKCWGAVSHIRNSLAKLKERPRIGKAVSIFIDMDESGGRANEWIYK from the exons ATGATGAGCATTACATCAAGTCACCACTGTAATTGGCCCCTAGGAGTTCATAATGATATTTTCAAAGGAAGAATCATCAAGATTCCATTTTTGGGGTATCATGGCCCATACTGCCCTCACAAAGGATTGACTGTATTCCAAGGTCAACACATTGCTAGTTACTGTCAAGGTCCCAGAAGACATAGACTTATATGTTTGAGTACACTGGATGACGAAATGGATCCAGATGACTCAGAAGAAAATATTTGGGAGAAAGAATGTACTAAAGGTGAAACTGGAGGG GTGAATAGTGAAATACTCAGGGAGAATCTTGAAAGAATTGTTGGTACAGATGACTCTACCTTTAGTGGAATAGATCTTGCAGCTCTTATCAGGAACAAGTATGGGAGGTCATATGATGTTCAACTGATTAAGAAG GAGTTCATGGGAAGAAATCTCCTCGCTATGAATGTAATGTGGAAGTATATGGAGCAG GTGAAACTGAGCTTgggttcgagacttgggagcggcctctccaaaaatgggggtaaggcttgccaacatccacctctcccagaccccactcaaagtgggagccttgtgcactgg AGATCCTTTCCGCTGACCGAAGAAGAGTATCTTTTGAGGCTTGATGATGTGGCAAACAATTTAAAATGTTGGGGAGCTGTCTCACATATTCGGAACAGCCTAGCAAAGTTGAAAGAGCGACCTCGGATAGGAAAG GCAGTTAGCattttcattgatatggatgaaTCTGGGGGTCGTGCTAATGAATGGATCTACAAGTAG